From one Micromonospora siamensis genomic stretch:
- a CDS encoding Nif3-like dinuclear metal center hexameric protein: MVAELERRYPPAWAEEWDRVGLVVGDPATAVRRVACVVDVVPETVDEALAAGADMIVAHHPLLLRGVSSVAATSFKGRIVHRLIKADVALHVAHTNADTANPGVSDALAARFGLTGLRPLHPAAPGSPAAGDGRGIGRIGELPTPMTLAELTRHAAAVLPVTAWGVRAAGDPDRTVRTLAVSGGSGDAFLAEATAAGVDAFLTADLRHHPAGEHLAAGGPALLDAAHWATERPWLDDLAAHLRAALGVETIVSDLDTDPWTVHAAAPTVAEKEPRP; the protein is encoded by the coding sequence GTGGTGGCCGAGCTGGAGCGGCGCTACCCGCCGGCCTGGGCGGAGGAGTGGGACCGGGTCGGCCTGGTGGTCGGCGACCCCGCCACTGCGGTACGCCGGGTGGCCTGCGTCGTCGACGTGGTGCCGGAGACCGTCGACGAGGCCCTCGCGGCCGGCGCGGACATGATCGTCGCGCACCATCCGCTGCTGCTGCGGGGCGTGTCGTCGGTGGCGGCGACGTCGTTCAAGGGGCGGATCGTCCACCGGCTGATCAAGGCGGACGTCGCGCTGCACGTGGCGCACACCAACGCCGACACGGCGAACCCGGGCGTCTCGGACGCCCTGGCGGCCCGGTTCGGGCTGACCGGGCTGCGCCCGCTGCACCCAGCGGCGCCGGGCAGCCCCGCCGCGGGCGACGGCCGGGGCATCGGCCGGATCGGCGAGCTGCCCACCCCGATGACCCTGGCCGAGCTGACCCGGCACGCCGCCGCCGTGCTGCCGGTCACCGCCTGGGGGGTCCGCGCCGCGGGCGACCCGGACCGCACGGTGCGTACGCTTGCCGTCAGCGGCGGCTCGGGCGACGCCTTCCTGGCCGAGGCGACCGCCGCCGGGGTGGACGCGTTCCTCACCGCCGACCTGCGCCACCATCCCGCCGGTGAGCACCTCGCCGCCGGCGGCCCCGCCCTGCTGGACGCCGCACACTGGGCGACCGAACGACCCTGGCTGGACGACCTGGCCGCCCACCTTCGGGCCGCCCTGGGCGTCGAGACCATCGTGTCCGACCTGGACACCGACCCGTGGACCGTACACGCCGCCGCACCGACGGTGGCCGAGAAGGAGCCCCGACCGTGA
- a CDS encoding flavoprotein, which yields MSGADSSGRREVLYVIACGSPLARHVGRLVELAQTDGWDVCVVTTPDGAKFADRAGLARQTGHPVRTHYKQPGDPDVLPPADAMIVCPATVNTVNKWAAGITDTLALGLLIEGQGRGLPVVAVPFTNAAMAAHPAFRASLARLAEWGTTVLFGDHFFPLHPPGTGERHLHAFPWDAGLAALRGRLASVGSAA from the coding sequence ATGAGCGGCGCCGACAGCAGCGGGCGCCGCGAGGTGCTCTACGTCATCGCCTGCGGCTCGCCGCTGGCCCGGCACGTCGGGCGGCTGGTGGAGCTCGCCCAGACCGACGGTTGGGACGTCTGCGTCGTCACGACGCCGGACGGGGCGAAGTTCGCCGACCGGGCCGGGCTGGCCCGGCAGACCGGTCACCCGGTCCGGACGCACTACAAGCAGCCGGGCGACCCGGACGTGCTGCCCCCGGCGGACGCCATGATCGTCTGTCCGGCGACGGTGAACACGGTCAACAAGTGGGCGGCCGGGATCACCGACACCCTGGCGCTGGGCCTGCTGATCGAGGGGCAGGGTAGAGGGCTGCCGGTGGTGGCGGTGCCGTTCACCAACGCGGCGATGGCCGCCCACCCGGCGTTCCGGGCCAGCCTGGCCCGGCTGGCGGAGTGGGGGACGACGGTGCTCTTCGGCGACCACTTCTTCCCCCTGCACCCGCCCGGCACGGGGGAGCGGCACCTGCACGCCTTTCCCTGGGACGCCGGCCTGGCGGCCCTGCGCGGCCGGCTCGCCTCGGTCGGCTCGGCCGCCTGA
- a CDS encoding helix-turn-helix domain-containing protein encodes MDELPIGRRVAYWRGRRKMSQQVFADRLGKSKSWVDKVERGVRRLDKFSVLYEIADILQVDVQLLMGKDPERRTDALNCIDQVEVQEIRAALERYDSMSAYFDAAPYPPPLVDLRKAVNHAWLTYQYGRYGMLTRALPKLLRDAQAADAGHSGDDPAREAAHLLGQVYQIASSVLRKLGECELAWLAADRSMAVAQRADDPLLAGIATTRVCNAMAAMGRSRPALELNVTIANRLAPGGGNDPTPARLSVYGMLLLQGAMAAARLGDSATVDDLLTGAGEAATLLGGDHNHYWTSFGPTNLELHRAAAAVELGDGGRAVEIHRQRIQEPSFNALLPERRAHHLLDISRGFAQVGDVANAGEMLLRGDRLAPSEIRCRPIAHEVMSDVLRRTRGAPPPPIAELAEHMGVGV; translated from the coding sequence ATGGACGAGTTACCCATAGGTCGGCGGGTGGCCTACTGGCGTGGCCGCCGCAAGATGTCCCAGCAGGTCTTCGCCGACCGGCTCGGCAAGTCCAAGAGCTGGGTGGACAAGGTCGAGCGCGGGGTACGCCGGCTGGACAAGTTCTCCGTCCTCTACGAGATCGCCGACATCCTCCAGGTCGACGTGCAGCTGCTCATGGGCAAGGACCCGGAACGCCGTACCGACGCGTTGAACTGCATCGACCAGGTCGAGGTCCAGGAGATCCGCGCCGCCCTCGAGCGGTACGACTCGATGAGCGCGTACTTCGACGCGGCGCCGTACCCGCCGCCCCTGGTCGACCTGCGCAAGGCCGTCAACCACGCCTGGCTGACCTACCAGTACGGCCGCTACGGGATGCTCACCCGCGCCCTGCCCAAGCTGCTGCGCGACGCGCAGGCGGCCGACGCCGGCCACAGCGGTGACGACCCGGCCCGGGAGGCGGCCCACCTGCTCGGGCAGGTCTACCAGATCGCCTCGTCGGTGCTGCGCAAGCTCGGCGAGTGCGAGCTGGCCTGGCTGGCCGCCGACCGGTCGATGGCGGTCGCCCAGCGCGCCGACGACCCGCTGCTGGCCGGGATCGCCACCACCCGGGTCTGCAACGCCATGGCGGCGATGGGCCGGTCCCGGCCGGCGCTGGAGCTCAACGTCACCATCGCCAACCGGCTCGCCCCCGGCGGGGGGAACGACCCCACCCCGGCCCGGCTCTCCGTCTACGGCATGCTGCTGCTCCAGGGCGCCATGGCCGCCGCCCGGCTCGGCGACTCGGCGACCGTGGACGACCTGCTCACCGGCGCCGGTGAGGCGGCGACGCTGCTCGGCGGCGACCACAACCACTACTGGACCTCGTTCGGCCCCACCAACCTGGAGCTGCACCGGGCCGCCGCCGCGGTGGAGCTGGGCGACGGCGGCCGGGCGGTGGAGATCCACCGGCAGCGGATCCAGGAGCCGTCCTTCAACGCGCTGCTGCCCGAACGCCGGGCCCACCACCTGCTCGACATCTCCCGGGGCTTCGCCCAGGTCGGTGACGTGGCCAACGCCGGGGAGATGCTGCTGCGCGGCGACCGGCTCGCCCCGTCGGAGATCCGCTGCCGGCCGATCGCCCACGAAGTGATGTCGGACGTGCTGCGTCGCACACGGGGTGCGCCGCCTCCGCCGATAGCGGAGTTGGCTGAGCACATGGGAGTGGGAGTGTGA
- a CDS encoding bifunctional DNA primase/polymerase, translating into MWGNVGPRVAQLTPLERVRLRRIAVRYAMHGWEVTPGACLARSRFVCGRAGCPTVGCHPALEDWEHGASTDPARVATWWRSRPHGVLLPTGRAFDVLEVPAQLGRPVLDAVRTHPAGPGVRGPVLVTPTGRWMFLVRPGDPLRPELAHCFQVVRHGPGSWVPAPPTRLPEGMVRWAVAPEQARWQLPDSYLVQNTLIEALRAAGVPLLPALPTQLPLPRRAR; encoded by the coding sequence ATGTGGGGGAATGTCGGTCCTCGTGTCGCCCAACTGACACCACTGGAACGGGTCCGGCTGCGCCGGATCGCGGTGCGCTACGCGATGCACGGCTGGGAGGTGACCCCCGGCGCGTGCCTGGCCCGCAGCCGGTTCGTCTGCGGCCGGGCGGGCTGCCCGACGGTCGGCTGCCATCCGGCGCTGGAGGACTGGGAACACGGCGCCAGCACCGACCCGGCGCGGGTGGCCACCTGGTGGCGCAGCCGCCCGCACGGGGTGCTGCTGCCGACCGGGCGGGCGTTCGACGTTCTGGAGGTCCCCGCCCAGCTGGGCCGCCCGGTGCTCGACGCGGTGCGCACCCATCCCGCCGGACCCGGCGTGCGCGGCCCGGTACTGGTGACCCCCACCGGACGCTGGATGTTCCTGGTCCGGCCCGGTGACCCGCTCCGGCCCGAGCTGGCGCACTGCTTCCAGGTGGTCCGGCACGGCCCCGGCTCGTGGGTGCCGGCCCCACCCACCCGGCTGCCCGAGGGGATGGTCCGCTGGGCGGTCGCCCCCGAACAGGCCCGCTGGCAGCTCCCCGACTCCTACCTGGTGCAGAACACCCTGATCGAGGCGCTGCGCGCCGCGGGCGTACCGCTGCTCCCGGCGCTGCCCACCCAGCTCCCGCTGCCCCGCCGGGCCCGCTGA
- a CDS encoding FAD:protein FMN transferase — MGTAISLDLADDLPTATLHALADEVFGWLREVDARFSTYRADSEVRRFDRAELPLAEASADLRTVLERCADLWRATDGFFDAYATGGLDPSGYVKGWSAQVASDRLLAAGSVDHCLNAGGDIRVRGRSSAGRPWRIGVRHPWDAGATCLVLTGTDLAVATSGVYERGHHVLDPRRGEPARGLRSVTVVGADLGLADAYATAAVAMGPAGVSWLDRLADHTHAVVTDDGRLLRSTALPLTD, encoded by the coding sequence ATGGGGACCGCGATCAGCCTGGACCTCGCCGACGACCTGCCCACGGCCACCCTGCACGCGCTGGCCGACGAGGTGTTCGGCTGGCTGCGCGAGGTGGACGCCCGGTTCAGCACGTACCGCGCCGACAGCGAGGTGCGCCGCTTCGACCGGGCGGAGCTGCCGCTCGCCGAGGCCTCGGCGGACCTGCGCACGGTCCTGGAACGCTGCGCCGACCTGTGGCGGGCCACCGACGGCTTCTTCGACGCGTACGCCACCGGCGGGCTGGACCCGTCCGGCTACGTCAAGGGCTGGTCGGCGCAGGTCGCCTCGGACCGGCTGCTCGCCGCCGGGTCGGTCGACCACTGCCTGAACGCCGGTGGCGACATCCGGGTGCGGGGCCGCTCGTCGGCCGGCCGGCCGTGGCGGATCGGGGTACGGCACCCGTGGGACGCGGGAGCCACCTGCCTGGTGCTCACCGGCACCGACCTCGCGGTGGCCACCTCCGGCGTCTACGAGCGCGGGCACCACGTGCTCGACCCGCGCCGAGGCGAGCCGGCCCGGGGGCTGCGCTCGGTCACCGTGGTCGGCGCGGACCTGGGCCTGGCCGACGCGTACGCCACCGCGGCCGTCGCGATGGGCCCGGCCGGCGTCTCCTGGCTGGACCGGCTGGCCGACCACACCCACGCCGTGGTCACCGACGACGGCCGCCTGCTGCGCTCCACCGCCCTGCCGCTGACCGACTGA
- a CDS encoding FMN-binding protein yields the protein MRRALLAITGLAASTTALVVLKGSPGAGQPTAQDLPADQAPAVPGATTVAPGSPAATPPPRPKATPSPSARPSRSATPRPSRTSSSPTGTRTSTRATTSAPKTTTAAPKTTTAAPTTRKVTGPVISNEYGNVQVQITLSGSRITNCVALELPQGGQSALRSDKVDAAYSGTSGQVVQRQSASLDTVSGATYTSNSYKQSLQAAIDQAG from the coding sequence ATGCGCCGCGCCCTGCTCGCCATCACCGGCCTGGCCGCCAGCACCACCGCGCTGGTGGTGCTCAAGGGCTCCCCGGGCGCCGGCCAGCCGACCGCCCAGGACCTCCCGGCCGATCAGGCCCCCGCCGTGCCCGGCGCGACCACCGTCGCGCCCGGGTCGCCCGCGGCCACGCCCCCGCCGCGCCCGAAGGCCACCCCGTCGCCGTCGGCCCGGCCCAGCCGGTCGGCCACCCCCCGGCCCAGCCGAACCTCGTCGAGCCCGACCGGCACCCGGACCAGCACCCGGGCCACCACCTCGGCCCCGAAGACCACCACGGCCGCGCCGAAGACCACCACCGCCGCGCCGACCACCCGCAAGGTGACCGGACCGGTGATCTCCAACGAGTACGGCAACGTGCAGGTGCAGATCACCCTCTCCGGCAGCCGGATCACCAACTGCGTGGCCCTGGAACTGCCCCAGGGCGGCCAGTCGGCCCTGCGTAGCGACAAGGTCGACGCCGCCTACAGCGGGACCTCCGGGCAGGTGGTGCAGCGGCAGAGCGCCAGCCTGGACACCGTCTCCGGGGCCACCTACACCAGCAACTCGTACAAGCAGTCGTTGCAGGCCGCGATCGACCAGGCGGGCTGA
- a CDS encoding ferredoxin reductase family protein, translated as MTYQHTDAAGRRTGTSSPYGGRPAASVPPPLALPRRGPGARRALAAAFWLGLVAAVLPWWWQTPADSLAGTADALTAAGRITGLVAGYLLLVQVLMMSRLGVLERGLGGERISRLHRDLGATLLVAVLAHLSLLVVAYAEVEGNSLVGEVGSLLTGYEDMVSAFVAAGLMVAVGVSSVRTVRRVLPYELWYHLHLASYAVLLLGFGHQFSNGAQLFPAGPVRTGWIAAYLLVAAAVVWGRLVAPLRFNLRHRLRVADVVAESPDVISIYLTGRRLNQIDLLGGQYFRWRFLNPGCWWQSHPFSLSAAGNGRWLRLTVKVVGTHTADLRDLEPGTRVWAEGPSGTFTAAHRTRERALLIAGGSGIAPLRAMLEELPAGAALIYRARTPADVLLHRELDWIAQARQTSVWYVIGSRDDTGPRQVMTPAGLLRLVPDLLRRDVYLCGPSGLVDQSVRVLREAGVPRRQIHLATFEL; from the coding sequence GTGACGTACCAGCACACCGACGCCGCCGGCCGTCGTACCGGGACATCCTCCCCGTACGGCGGCCGTCCGGCTGCCTCCGTACCCCCGCCGCTCGCGCTGCCCCGCCGTGGGCCCGGCGCCCGGCGGGCCCTGGCCGCAGCCTTCTGGCTGGGTCTGGTGGCCGCGGTGCTGCCCTGGTGGTGGCAGACCCCGGCCGACTCGCTCGCCGGCACGGCGGACGCGCTCACCGCCGCCGGGCGGATCACCGGCCTGGTCGCCGGCTACCTGCTGCTGGTGCAGGTGCTGATGATGAGTCGCCTGGGGGTGCTGGAACGCGGGCTGGGCGGCGAGCGGATCTCCCGACTGCACCGGGACCTGGGCGCCACCCTGCTCGTCGCCGTCCTGGCCCACCTGTCGCTGCTGGTGGTCGCCTACGCCGAGGTCGAGGGGAACTCGCTGGTCGGCGAGGTCGGCTCGCTGCTGACCGGCTACGAGGACATGGTCTCGGCGTTCGTCGCCGCCGGCCTGATGGTGGCGGTCGGGGTGAGCAGCGTCCGCACGGTCCGCCGGGTGCTGCCCTACGAGCTCTGGTACCACCTGCACCTGGCCAGCTACGCGGTGCTGCTGCTCGGCTTCGGCCACCAGTTCAGCAACGGCGCCCAGCTCTTCCCCGCCGGCCCGGTCCGCACCGGCTGGATCGCCGCCTACCTGCTGGTCGCGGCGGCGGTGGTGTGGGGCCGACTGGTCGCCCCGCTGCGGTTCAACCTGCGGCACCGCCTCCGGGTCGCCGACGTGGTCGCCGAGTCCCCGGACGTCATCTCGATCTACCTGACCGGGCGCCGGCTCAACCAGATCGACCTGCTCGGCGGCCAGTACTTCCGGTGGCGGTTCCTCAACCCGGGCTGCTGGTGGCAGTCCCACCCGTTCTCGTTGTCGGCCGCCGGCAACGGCCGCTGGCTGCGGCTGACCGTCAAGGTCGTCGGCACGCACACCGCCGACCTGCGCGACCTGGAGCCGGGCACCCGGGTCTGGGCGGAGGGCCCGTCCGGGACGTTCACCGCCGCGCACCGTACCCGCGAGCGGGCCCTGCTGATCGCCGGCGGCAGCGGCATCGCCCCGCTGCGGGCCATGCTGGAGGAGTTGCCGGCCGGCGCCGCGCTGATCTACCGCGCCCGCACCCCGGCCGACGTGCTGCTGCACCGGGAGCTGGACTGGATCGCCCAGGCCCGACAGACCTCGGTCTGGTACGTCATCGGCTCCCGGGACGACACCGGGCCGCGCCAGGTGATGACCCCGGCGGGGCTGCTCCGGCTGGTGCCCGACCTGCTCCGCCGGGACGTCTACCTGTGCGGACCGTCCGGCCTGGTCGACCAGTCGGTACGGGTGCTGCGGGAGGCCGGCGTCCCGCGCCGGCAGATCCACCTGGCCACCTTCGAGCTGTAG
- a CDS encoding DUF1501 domain-containing protein, which produces MEKTVNPYPLHPDCPDLRRLADDPAQAVLRAEAAAVAAENAAERDRYRRLEELEEAQQDGRGVTRRTFVAGAAATATALATAQFVTTSASFAATKTGTLIHVFLYGGLDGLSLVAPADDPVLGKVRPDLLLGNDSLALGRGFKLTSAFKPLEKWLSAGQLGFVPAVSDERLSRSHFQAADACNLGGLPSETGGRGWLDSLVDTLGKGTAFRSVGIGSTLPRSLVGTNGALSLNSVGSLRLNGDDKYREATEKAIKGLFTNINHPVEEAVRDGVGALATAQRLAAKPYQPAAGITYEGVGYAFQQLAQLIKGGANVRVATVGMGGYDTHENQGTQDGGQLWRKLNELATAMAAFFTDLGDRAADVTVMVSSEFGRRVASNSGGTDHGHGGVVSILSGRRLAGSLLGTWNGLNDLDSGDVPEYNNMFNVYGSVAQGRFGLTNGQVDTIFPRQKFKPMKLYA; this is translated from the coding sequence ATGGAGAAGACCGTGAACCCGTACCCCCTGCACCCCGACTGCCCCGACCTGCGCCGGCTGGCCGACGACCCGGCCCAGGCGGTGCTGCGGGCCGAGGCCGCCGCCGTGGCGGCCGAGAACGCCGCCGAGCGGGACCGCTACCGCCGGCTGGAGGAGCTGGAGGAGGCCCAGCAGGATGGCCGGGGGGTGACCCGGCGGACCTTCGTGGCCGGTGCCGCGGCCACCGCCACCGCCCTGGCCACCGCCCAGTTCGTCACCACCTCGGCGTCCTTCGCCGCGACGAAGACCGGCACCCTGATCCACGTCTTCCTCTACGGTGGGCTGGACGGGCTGAGCCTGGTCGCCCCGGCGGACGACCCGGTGCTCGGCAAGGTCCGCCCGGACCTGCTGCTCGGCAACGACTCGCTGGCCCTCGGCCGGGGCTTCAAGCTGACCAGCGCGTTCAAGCCGCTGGAGAAGTGGCTCTCCGCCGGCCAGCTCGGCTTCGTGCCGGCGGTCTCCGACGAGCGGCTGTCCCGCAGCCACTTCCAGGCCGCCGACGCCTGCAACCTGGGCGGCCTGCCCAGCGAGACCGGCGGTCGGGGCTGGCTGGACAGCCTGGTCGACACCCTCGGCAAGGGCACCGCGTTCCGCAGCGTCGGTATCGGCAGCACGCTGCCCCGCTCGCTGGTCGGCACCAACGGCGCGCTGTCGCTGAACAGCGTCGGCTCGCTGCGGCTCAACGGTGACGACAAGTACCGGGAGGCCACCGAGAAGGCGATCAAGGGCCTGTTCACCAACATCAACCACCCGGTGGAGGAGGCGGTCCGCGACGGCGTGGGCGCGCTGGCCACCGCGCAGCGCCTCGCCGCCAAGCCGTACCAGCCGGCGGCGGGGATCACCTACGAGGGCGTCGGGTACGCCTTCCAGCAGCTCGCCCAGCTGATCAAGGGCGGGGCGAACGTCCGGGTCGCCACGGTCGGCATGGGTGGCTACGACACCCACGAGAACCAGGGCACCCAGGACGGCGGGCAGCTGTGGCGCAAGCTCAACGAGCTGGCGACCGCGATGGCGGCCTTCTTCACCGACCTCGGGGACCGGGCCGCGGACGTGACGGTGATGGTGTCCAGCGAGTTCGGCCGCCGGGTCGCCTCGAACAGTGGCGGCACCGACCACGGTCACGGCGGGGTGGTCAGCATCCTGTCCGGGCGCCGGCTCGCCGGCTCGCTGCTCGGCACCTGGAACGGGTTGAACGATCTGGACAGTGGCGACGTACCCGAGTACAACAACATGTTCAACGTCTACGGCTCGGTCGCGCAGGGCAGGTTCGGCCTGACGAACGGGCAGGTGGACACGATCTTCCCGAGGCAGAAGTTCAAGCCCATGAAGCTCTACGCGTGA
- a CDS encoding DUF1800 domain-containing protein, which produces MADQNVPPRHPRDDRGWDGRQHPDPDAYGVPTAGDPYRPAPAYPNPTVAPTPQWVGPEGLGRQSFAQPAGAGLPNLDDDGPRGGAGRRRALVALGGAAVVAGGAAFAMSPRVRGLFADEPAEVPGVAGDATGTRVTDGTAARPSGQKPVTVRTYTEQNESYMGSRAGAALKKNSPTGGRTFSGPAAAAKETTPTVRTVLAKDPVRHLASRATFGPTPKVLADIRRMGVDGWVRWQLDPEKIAPTKAELKLSELSTLTMDAKRLREQRDQLNQRGAQPEKEMVDATIARQIWSDRQLYEVMVDFWNDFLHVSADFDGGELHRNSFDRDVIRKHALGSYPEMLVAANRHPALLLYLNQNDSRADAINENLARENLELYSVGVDGGYTEKDVRQAAMLQTGRGVKDDEYVFRAERHYKGKVKVLGFSHANNFDDPKQADKVIDSYITYIALHPSTARYVARSLATRFVSDTPPKSIVDRLERVYTANHGMIKPVLMSLFSASEFWASIGQKVRRPMEYLIATYRTLGVRPDASPEHKAGDNQRTPYAEGLRQIQDKLRELGQYPMGQPTPDGYPDVYVAWTSAGTMVNGWNEAGDLIAGWRTHFTFTKPEKLLADPPATAGAYVDALAERLVHQKLTARERALILGVAGVEASTKVDATFNGAITAVARAILASPQHHLR; this is translated from the coding sequence ATGGCCGACCAGAATGTGCCACCACGCCATCCGCGGGACGACCGCGGATGGGACGGACGACAGCACCCCGACCCGGACGCGTACGGCGTCCCCACCGCCGGCGACCCGTACCGGCCGGCGCCGGCGTACCCGAATCCCACGGTGGCCCCCACCCCGCAGTGGGTCGGCCCCGAAGGGCTGGGCCGGCAGAGCTTCGCCCAGCCGGCCGGCGCCGGACTGCCCAACCTGGACGACGACGGACCCCGTGGCGGGGCGGGGCGGCGCCGCGCCCTGGTGGCGTTGGGCGGGGCGGCGGTCGTCGCCGGCGGCGCCGCGTTCGCCATGTCCCCGCGGGTACGCGGCCTGTTCGCCGACGAACCGGCGGAGGTCCCGGGGGTGGCCGGTGACGCCACCGGCACCAGGGTGACCGACGGCACCGCCGCCCGCCCCAGCGGCCAGAAGCCGGTCACCGTGCGGACCTACACCGAGCAGAACGAGAGCTACATGGGCTCCCGGGCCGGTGCGGCGCTGAAGAAGAACTCGCCGACCGGCGGCCGGACCTTCTCGGGGCCGGCGGCCGCCGCGAAGGAGACGACGCCGACCGTCCGCACCGTGCTCGCCAAGGACCCGGTCCGGCACCTGGCCAGCCGGGCCACCTTCGGGCCGACGCCCAAGGTGCTCGCCGACATCCGCCGGATGGGCGTCGACGGCTGGGTCCGCTGGCAGCTCGACCCGGAGAAGATCGCCCCCACGAAGGCGGAGCTGAAGCTCTCCGAGCTGAGCACCCTGACGATGGACGCCAAGCGGCTGCGGGAGCAGCGCGACCAGCTCAACCAGCGGGGCGCCCAGCCGGAGAAGGAGATGGTCGACGCGACCATCGCCCGGCAGATCTGGTCCGACCGGCAGCTCTACGAGGTGATGGTCGACTTCTGGAACGACTTCCTGCACGTGTCGGCGGACTTCGACGGCGGCGAGCTGCACCGCAACTCCTTCGACCGGGACGTCATCCGCAAGCACGCCCTGGGCAGCTACCCGGAGATGCTGGTCGCCGCGAACCGCCACCCGGCGCTGCTGCTCTACCTGAACCAGAACGACTCCCGGGCCGACGCGATCAACGAGAACCTGGCCCGGGAGAACCTCGAGCTGTACTCGGTCGGCGTGGACGGCGGCTACACCGAGAAGGACGTCCGGCAGGCGGCCATGCTGCAGACCGGCCGGGGCGTGAAGGACGACGAGTACGTCTTCCGCGCCGAGCGCCACTACAAGGGCAAGGTCAAGGTCCTCGGCTTCAGCCACGCGAACAACTTCGACGACCCGAAGCAGGCCGACAAGGTCATCGACTCGTACATCACCTACATCGCGCTGCACCCGTCGACCGCCCGGTACGTCGCCCGCAGCCTGGCCACCCGGTTCGTCTCCGACACCCCGCCGAAGTCCATCGTGGACCGGCTGGAGCGGGTCTACACGGCCAACCACGGCATGATCAAGCCGGTGCTGATGTCGCTGTTCAGCGCGTCGGAGTTCTGGGCGTCGATCGGCCAGAAGGTGCGCCGGCCGATGGAGTACCTGATCGCCACGTACCGCACGCTGGGCGTGCGGCCGGACGCCTCGCCCGAGCACAAGGCCGGCGACAACCAGCGCACCCCGTACGCGGAGGGGCTGCGGCAGATCCAGGACAAGCTGCGGGAGCTGGGTCAGTACCCGATGGGCCAGCCCACCCCGGACGGCTACCCCGACGTCTACGTCGCCTGGACCTCCGCCGGCACCATGGTCAACGGCTGGAACGAGGCCGGCGACCTGATCGCCGGGTGGCGCACCCACTTCACCTTCACCAAGCCGGAGAAGCTGCTGGCGGACCCGCCGGCCACCGCCGGGGCGTACGTGGACGCGCTGGCCGAGCGGCTGGTGCACCAGAAGCTGACCGCCCGGGAACGGGCCCTGATCCTCGGCGTCGCGGGCGTCGAGGCGAGCACCAAGGTCGACGCAACGTTCAACGGGGCCATCACCGCCGTCGCGCGGGCGATCCTCGCGTCCCCCCAGCACCACCTCCGGTGA
- a CDS encoding DUF3040 domain-containing protein, with protein MLSKEDQRRFEQITRQLRESDPQFFARLDQRARARRGRYLMLLTIVLWASLPALTVLAGRLAGAVCAVVLMANAGLMWRFRRRWL; from the coding sequence ATGCTCAGCAAAGAGGATCAGCGCAGGTTCGAACAGATCACCCGTCAGCTGCGGGAGAGCGACCCGCAGTTCTTCGCCCGCCTCGACCAGCGGGCCCGGGCCCGGCGCGGCCGGTACCTGATGCTGTTGACCATCGTGCTCTGGGCCTCGCTGCCGGCGCTGACCGTGCTCGCCGGACGGCTGGCCGGCGCGGTCTGCGCCGTGGTGCTGATGGCCAACGCCGGTCTCATGTGGCGGTTCCGCCGCCGCTGGCTGTGA
- a CDS encoding SWIM zinc finger family protein produces the protein MSEPNGGGRFADYGRPVRVDGGLKARSTRGAIGVSWWSRRFLEVLESFALGTRLTRGRSYARRGQVLSLTVAPGLVTADVQGSRPQPYQVAIELAPFPAALWDRIERELAAQAFFSARLLAGDLPAELEEVFVAAGAPLFPRSVGELTQRCSCPDFAVPCKHLAATFYLLAEAFDADPFELLHWRGRSRTELLDRLRRLRGAGPTAPGRPGGSTSDAETTGGGPGRSTGAPELPANGPELPAAGAGRVLANLPDTPLDETVAAFWAAPVPLPDRPPSLVTEPELLLRQLGAPAPTIGGHGLLERLRRAYRALGGA, from the coding sequence GTGAGCGAGCCGAACGGCGGCGGCCGGTTCGCCGACTACGGCCGCCCGGTACGGGTCGACGGTGGGCTGAAGGCGCGCAGCACCCGGGGCGCGATCGGGGTCTCCTGGTGGTCCCGGCGCTTCCTGGAGGTGCTGGAGTCGTTCGCGTTGGGCACCCGGCTGACCCGGGGCCGGTCGTACGCCCGCCGGGGTCAGGTGCTCAGCCTCACCGTCGCGCCGGGCCTGGTCACCGCCGACGTGCAGGGTTCCCGGCCACAGCCGTACCAGGTCGCCATCGAGCTGGCGCCGTTCCCGGCGGCGCTGTGGGACCGGATCGAGCGGGAGTTGGCCGCGCAGGCGTTCTTCAGCGCCCGGCTGCTCGCCGGTGACCTGCCGGCCGAGCTGGAGGAGGTGTTCGTCGCCGCCGGTGCCCCGCTCTTCCCCCGTTCGGTGGGTGAGCTGACCCAGCGGTGCAGCTGCCCCGACTTCGCGGTGCCCTGCAAGCACCTGGCGGCCACCTTCTACCTGCTCGCCGAGGCGTTCGACGCCGACCCGTTCGAGCTGTTGCACTGGCGCGGCCGCAGCCGCACCGAGCTGCTCGACCGGCTCCGGCGGCTGCGCGGCGCCGGTCCGACGGCACCGGGTCGGCCCGGCGGGTCCACGTCGGACGCAGAGACCACGGGCGGCGGACCCGGGCGGTCCACCGGCGCTCCGGAGCTGCCCGCCAACGGCCCGGAGCTGCCGGCCGCCGGCGCGGGGCGGGTGCTGGCGAACCTGCCCGACACCCCCCTCGACGAGACGGTGGCGGCGTTCTGGGCGGCGCCGGTGCCGCTGCCGGACCGGCCGCCGAGCCTGGTCACCGAGCCGGAGCTGCTGCTGCGCCAGCTCGGGGCGCCGGCACCGACGATCGGCGGGCACGGCCTCCTGGAGCGGCTGCGCCGGGCCTACCGGGCGTTGGGCGGGGCCTGA